Genomic segment of Arachis hypogaea cultivar Tifrunner chromosome 16, arahy.Tifrunner.gnm2.J5K5, whole genome shotgun sequence:
tgtgaatataaaaaatataattttttatacctttagaaattataaatttattaaaatgattgtgaaattgtatatattatttaatagttaatagtaaaaaaaaaaagagaagatttgGCGGGCTTAACCCGCCAGCCCGTAGTTAGGCGGGTGGGGTGGGATTttaggaccgcctcactaggcagGGCAGGgcggcttccccgcttgccacccctaggtGTGCTACACATTCAAGTATTTTTTCATCCAAGTTCATTCAAGTAGGGCCAACAAAAACCACTCTCATTAAAAGAGCACGATTATACgcgcagcttcttcttcttcttcttcttcttctcatgctCGTTTACGCACAGAGCGTCTTCTGCTTCTTCaccttcttcttcgcgttcttcctcctcctcctcctccttcttttttgcgttccttcttcttcacgtgttttctccttatcgtcattcttttttttattgttgctactgtattttttttcttttcctccttctctccctggtgaagaagcagtagaatgaaggtgaggaggaagagttttgaattgtacaGAACagaaatgaatcaaaattatatttagaatgaaccaaaattatattcaaaatgaactgaaaattaaattcataatgtAAACTCATTTCAAACACAAGCACAGACTAAATGtaccttatttaaatccagaatgaatcgaaattacttaatgattgcgacacacaaacttaatttgaaaacaaacacacaaataaaattgaatcatgaacaaaaacacatccaaatccatcaagtgattttgcagcattatgtgtttctttttctttatttgattagatgaacaagataagaaaagaagaatatgATGAGAAGTTTTcaggattttttttcttcttatttcttcttttttgtttgatttttcttctttttcccatcttcttctttgttattgtaatcaccaacaacaccaacattttgctaacaAAAACCAacattttgaattgaatttgaatttatataatggacagtGTTCGGTTCATTTATTATTATACAGTGGTTTcgctttgataatattttcggttcattctaGACGCAGATGTTtctgaattcgaatttatataatggacaaatATTCGGTTTATTTAGTATTATACAATGGTTTTGCTTTAATAATATTTTCGGTTTATTTGTAGTCCAGGTGCGTTGTTGATGAATAATTTGTCCCAATGGTTGGAATGGCTTTCAAGACAAATTGAATGGAAtggaataaaatataatataattgaataaattgataataaataatttcattcttttttgcttaaaaaagactcaatcattaacaaaaactcatcgaaattacttaaggaatataaattttggtcaatacttatcagcaacatcaaataaatctcaattaacacacaaatgaaccaaaataaattaagaaatgaaccgaaattatttaatgatggaaacagagaaaatcagaactaataaaaaattaacacacaaatgaaccaaaataaattaagaaatgaactgaaattatttaatgatggcagCAGAGAAAATCAGAACTAATAAAGATGTTTGCAAAATGTTGGTAttattggtgatgacgataacggagaagaagaagaagaagaacgtacgtgaatttgaaagaagaagaagaagcgcgggGGAGAAAAAACAGAAAAGAGAAGTGCGTGACTCTAAATTATTTGGATAAATTTAGATGCTAAAATTACTTGGATGTGGAGAATAATTCATAAACTGGTGCACTACATTATAAACTGATTTAAAACTAGTTTCTATGTGAAAAATGAACCATGAACATCCCTAATCATATCGATAAGTTTGTGCAAAAATTTGTGTGCTATACTTTAAAAATTTGTGTGCTACATTTCGAAAATTTGTATGTTATGTGAAAAAAATTGTGggctatatcaataaatttgtaTTATGTGCAAAATTTAATGTGCTATGCTTCGAAAATTTGTGTGCTATGCTTTGAAATTTGTGTCCTCTCCAAAAAAAAATTTGCGTGCTGCAGAAAGTAAGAAAAATACAATACACATTCTAATTAGGCGCCAGTGGAGCACATATATACGCTTGTTAGAGTATATTTTATTGTTAATGAGCTAACTTGATTGGACTTAGTTACTAAAATGTCTTGTACATTAAATCTATTTGacgtaattaaatttttaaatttttaaactagttTTCTAATCGGTTCATTTACCGGTCTGTTTTTCTTATTCTTGCTCAATAGTCTACtcttttgaatttgaataaatggtcaaattagttcctgaaagatttttttaatcaaattcgtcttttaaagattttacatTAGTTATATTAATCCTTCTgtcatatttttttgttaatacgGTCAAAATTTGCTAATGTAACATATTAAGTGACGCCCTAATATATACCTAAGaatcttaattgactattaaataagtttatgaaattaaatcaaatcaaaacctaattggAGAGAGAACTTGAGGTATTGGAATCTCTTAGTTTGGAGTTGATTTTATCTAATTTCGTAAACTAATCGTgttaataatcaattaaaatttttaagtgtatTTGGGTGTTACATTCTTATATtaacaaattttgacactatcaataaataaataaataaagtgacagaaaaactaatataattaatttaaaatttttaaaagacaatttaattaaaaaaatttcaacaaccAATTTAGACCACAAGTAATTTTTCAGACAAATTTGACTCTCTTGAATTTTGTGTGTTTGTGAGTTGTGACAGTGTGTTTCGCGCTAACTTGCTATCCCAAATCGATCAAATTTTGTCTTTATGAAAGGAAAGAATGAATGAAAATGGAGAAAGAAGGTTCCGTGTGTGAAGTGGAGGATCCTGTTGCTAACTATTGGGGTCTCTGAGTCTCTCCCTCTTTCCGCAAACAACGTCATCTTCTACTGTCACTGCTCCTTCCCCTTCGAAGCCCTACGATCCTAATCACGTTCTTGACTCCATCCACAACCACCTCCGATCCATGGTAAAATTCCACTTCAACTCCTTTCAGCTccttttcatgttttttttttttttttttataattctttttcgCAAGTTTGGAACTTATTAACTAGGATTGCTTTACTTCCATCTTTTGCTTCTATTGTGTGGTTTTGTTCCAGCTAAGAGTGGCATTTTAGGTGTTTGAGTAAATCCCCAAAGTGCATTGCATGTAGGCAATTTTTTTTGGGCACCTATTTGAAGCATAAATACGGGGTGATGCATAGGCGTCAAATTTTGAGTTCATTGTTTGATTTGAGTCATGTGATAAAAAAAGGAGGGAATTAGAGTAGTTGTAACGGTTTTGcaacaatatttttaattgttatcCATGCCTCTCACAGGAAATGCAAAATCCTGCTAAACTTGAGGGCAAGTTGGCTGTGATATCTGAAGTTCCTGGACTGTTTGACTCTGAAATCTTGAGTGATATAGCATTTGATGAGGAGAATGACGTTGCTGCTGCTTCTGGAGAGGCTGTAGAGTTTCCTCGAAAACGGAGACCTGCTTTAGGCCTGAAGCGAGCTCGTTTTTCTTTAAAGCCAACTAAAACGTAAATTACCTTTTTCATTCTCCCCCAAATCCTTTTCCTTGCATTTTTTACACTGatttctatttatatatctttttttttatagtcAATCTGTTGAGAGTTTGATTCCAACTCTGGACCTTGATAAACTGAAAGATCCAGTGGAATTCTTCTTGGCCCATGATCGGCTAGAAAGTAAGTCCCCTTATTTCTGTTCCTGTGTACACATTGGATGATGTTTATAAGGTTTGCTCTTATTGGTGTTGCATTTGAATGGATAGATGCGAAAAGAGAGATACAGAAGCAGACAGGTGAGTTTCTTGAGTCAAATCTGTCAGATACTACCACTAAGATGCGACAACGTCGACCAGGACTTTCAGGGAATAATGAGCGGTACAATGCTAATTCTTGAATAATCAGCCTCCATTGCTTTGTTTATGATGTTTgtcattcttttatttttcggttaGCTAACATTCATCAAATATCATATGGCTCAGGCGGGTCAGATACAAGCATCGTTATCCTAAAGAAACTTTTGACAATAATGATTATGTTCTACCCTCTCAAAAGGCAAGTGAATCTGTCGATCTTGGCCCTGTTGGTGAGAGCACAGATGAAGGTGGAGCTTCTCTTACACCACTGGAAAATGAAGTAACTGGTAAATCAATGATACTCTGTAGGGCACGAGTTGTTTTCTTTTTAATCCCTCTTAAGTTGAGTTTTGGCTTTCCCTCCTAGCAGTAGTCCCTTTCCATTTCTCTTGTTTTCCAGACTTCAGACATTCGTAGATGTATTTTACTGCAGATTCACCTGCTATTGAAGAGAACAAGATCAATGAAATACTGGATGGATTGCTTCAATGCAATTCTGAAGATCTAGAAGGGGATGAAGCAGTGACTCTTTTGCAGGAGAAGTTACATATCAAACCAATTGTTCTGGAGAAATTATCTATTCCTGACTTCCCAAATAATAACCAAGTTATTGGTATGAAATCTTTGCATGGGAACTCGTCAAATCCAAGGAAGTGGAAACCTTTATCCATCCTTGATAATTTGTTGAAAGGATTTAATAGTAGAACACCTATTAGACAGGGCATAGGATGCCAATTGCAGCAATCAGCTTCACCCACCCCACCAAGAAGTCCATTTGCTCCACTATCTTCCTTGCTGCTTCACCTTTCACACCCAAAGCCATCGGTGGATCCATTTGCAGCTGATGGAATTGATCATTTATCCACAAGAAAGAATTCCCCAATTCCTCTGATAAACCAGGAGCACAAACTTGCTGCTTCTGGGAATCCATCAAATGAACCCTCTGCAAATGTAATTGATGATGGTATTGCCATTAATAAGACAAGTTCACCAGGTGACACTGTCAGGAATGGCTCCTATTCTTCTGGAAAATCCAAGGAAGATTTAATTGGAAATAGTGAGACACATTCAGTGGAAGACACAGTCAGAGATTGTGCTTGTACACCCCAAAAGTCTGTGGAGGATAATCCAGGGCAACCTGAGTCTGATGCTAATATTGAGTCAAATGGACCTCGTGTTGTCATGGACGTGAATACTGGAGCCAGTGGGATGGAAGGTATCATTAGAGATTGTGCTTGTACACCCCAAAAGTCTGTGGAGGATAATCCAAGGCTTCCTGAGTTTGATGTTAATATTGAGTCAAATGGTCCTCATATTGACATGGATGTGGATATTGGAGACAGTGGTATGAATGACATAGTAGGGAGGCCAAATATTGTAACAAATAGAGTTGAGAATGAAGTATGTTTATATTTCAATCTTGATCATCTTGAATTGCTGGCAAATTTTGTAGCTCTGAATTAATCTATCTTATGATACAGGCAGAAAATTTGCAGGCACATGCGGCTGTTGGGCCATCAGATGATTCTAATATTAACATGGCGAATCAACCAGGTATGCATGTTTATTCCATCAGGTTCTTGATATGCAAGCACAATGGCTGGTTAATTCTTGGCTGATCCCAAGCTATCTCTATAATGTTTCCCTATTGTTATTTTAGTAAAAGCAATATTTGTGTTGTTATTTTCTTCCGATGAGATCTCTTTGCATTAGTAATTTAATCAATTCACTTTAAATGAATGCactttatattttcttttcagCAGTTTGGTACACTAAGCCAATTTTATCTTAAATGCATAAACTTCTTTAGTGATCCCTTGTTTGCTGCATAAAAGATTGTTATGCTTCATCACCATTTAACCTGTGCCTTTTTAGTTTCTTTCTTCTAAAGATCCATAGACTTACCTATTGTTGCCAAATTATTGCTTAATTACCTATTTTTAATTAATGGAAGCTATTTTCAATAAAACTGCTGCCGTTGAATTTAATCAACGTAGTTGATCTTAGGGGGGATAAGTTATGACTTTTGATTATTTTTGTTGCTTACACTACCCTGATAAATTGTTTTGATTTGAAATCAAGGGAGGACATCATTTAGTATTACCTTTAGCTTTACTGTTGATAGTGCTAAGTCTATTGTATGGTTTAGCAGATCATTCAGACCCTGCTGGGTTTCAAGCCAATGATCATGATAAAGATTCCAGAAGATCAGACGATGGTCCAGAACAGTGTTTACAGGTTAACAACTTCGCTGCTTTCCATTTAGTTCCCCTGAAGTCTTAGTATTTGAATCtcattttaattatcctttatatCAGGTATTAGCAAGGGTAGATAGTAGCCAGTATTCAAACAGTTTCTTGTCTTGAACTAATAATAGGTtgggctttttttttttcatttccttGCAAAGCCAAATTGTACTATACAATGAAGACTGTTAATAGACGGtgtgaaattgaaaaataattgcaAAAGTTATGGTTTTGAATTGGTTCCCAAGTTAGCATTTGTTGAAAATTAGAATGTACTAGTAGCactttttcttcattttgttttggattagGCATAATCTGCATCTTTGTGCGGCTGGCTGCTTGTGGAACTGAATGTCTGTCCCTGTTTACAGGAAATGACAGATGGTAATTCTGTTTTGCCTGATTATGGACAAAGGAGAGTTAGGCGATCGAAAAGACAACATAAAGATAAAAGTCTTTCTCGGAGGCAGAGCCTTGCAGGTTTCTACTACTTGTTGAACTCATCCATTCATTTGCTATAATATTTTGTTATAGTTAATAACTTACGTTTTATCTTCCCAGCTGCCGGTACATCATGGGAGGCTGGACTAAGGAGGAGCACCAGGATCAGGACAAGGCCTTTGGAATTTTGGAGAGGGGAAAAAATGGTGTATGGTCGTGTACATGATAGTGAGTACAATACTAATACTTATCACGGGAACACACTAGGTGAAATTATAATAAAAGCTTCATCCTTTGTTTATTGACGGTGGAAATGTTGCTGTTTTCTGCCGTTACTATTTTGCATTCAAGCCAACAACGTAgtactctaaaaatatttttcagttaCAAATGTAACCACTGAACTGGATTGTTTGCTCACTTTCAAAcatctattttaaaattaatgtaaaatgGCATATTGCTTAACATTTTAGTATGCTACTAAATATAGTGATTAGTGATGAGCAAATGGGTCAAAGATTCTGCAGCTAAATATAAGTGAAGAGCTGAGAACTTATTGGATCTATCAATTAGCTTTGATTGTGAGGTGAAGTTGTGAAAATTAGTGTTATATATGTTCTTGACATGTCCTTGCCATTGTACATTGGGTTGACAGGAATTTCTCTTTGCAGGTTTGGCCACTGTCATTGGTATTAAGTGCATTTCACCGGGAACTGATGGGAAACCCACTATGAAGGTGAAATCTTATGTATCCGATGAATACAAAGAGCTTTTGGAGCTGGCATCTCTATGTTGAAAGTATATGAGTTTAACCCATTTATGTTCTTGAACTTCCTAATTTTGCTGTGCTTTTGGAACAAAGTGGAGCATGTATACTAAATTTACCCTGCTATTGAAAGAAAGACTTCCCCTTCTCAGGTTCCCCCGCCCCTTCCTTCCCCCTATTAAAACACTCACTGGGAAAACGGTGTGGTTGCTTTAACGAGTGTACATGTATAAATGGATCTAAACTTTTTCTTTCATTGTGGATATCGTTATTTAACACTTTTCCTCCTTATTCTTCCGTTCGGCAACATAACAACTTAAGCATAATTACTTTTTAGACCACCAAACGGATATGCAGCGTGATCTTGCTGCTTTGTTTTTCTTCGTTTGACAGTGATATATCCATGGCCTTCTTGATACTCCTAACAAGAAGTTATTATAAAGTTGTCTTTATCAATTATCACAATTATTTGTCAAGAATACATGAGCAGCGAATTATTGTGAAAAAGGATTTTttgattaaatatatttactTTAGAATGAATGAAGGGGAATATTACCTTTTGCAAACCAATCAATATTATAAGATTATGGGTAGAGGAAATTTAAACTGCtattttgatgcatttttttAGTTCAGTTATCAAAATTGTGTTTTTGGTTCATGAATGGCTTATCGTTAACTACAATGACTAATTTCTTGTTAGAGTTTCAAATGTGTgtgtgcaatatatatatatatatatattatgttttttgCACTAAACTCCCGATGAAATTGAAAGCTAAATCAAAAGTGAGTTAGTATTAATgggatttatgtttggtaatttttatttaaaatggattatagaaaattaaatattgtttagattatattattcaaaattacttttagataaaaaattatagaaaaggacatgaatttaaataattattttattttagatatttaaataaattttaattttttttaacactttCAATACTCTTTAGTACTCTAATAGGATTAATAGAATCATAATACAAAGcaaaaaaatatttcacaaaaaaaaaaacaatatcagtaaaaaaaatcatataaagaaaaaataataagtcacaaaaaaaaaaacaaaaaataatagaagttttataaaaaataataatatgcataagagagtattgaaaaaaaatattataaaaaaaacaacaaataaatgaataataaaggACACAATTGGtatatagaaaataaatttcAGCACGTACAACGGGAAAGAGTGAACGCAAAAGTTAGTAATTTTTAGTAAATGTGAGTTGAAGGGTAGAAAGCGTTTAAGAGACTCAAACGCGCTTCTCTCTTCCCCCAAGACAAAACCAAACCCACCCTTCTTCATGAGATAAAAGTTATCACATCTATAATTTCGCCTATGTTAGATAGTTGGTTCTAAGTTAGGACAAAGACCAAGGATTGTGTTAGACCCTTGACTGTTAGCATAAATTTTTGTCAAATCCTTTTGGAATAGACCAAATACGGCACTAAAGTTAGGTCATTGTCCAGAAACAACAAGCTATATTACTCGAGcatagtgttaaatgagcaaaaATCGATGCATCAGTGTTTGAATGTAGTACAAAATAAGCAAAGATTTTCACGTTTTTGTGAATAGACaaggataaataaattaattattgcttAAGAAAAGATAAATGTAAATACATCAGCAACAAAAAGTTCCGGTTTGGAATATGAAAACATAGGAAAATCTATAAAAGTGTTGGATATCATACCatgagaaagaaagaataaaatttGTATGCAAGAAACAAAGTGATGAGAGGTGAAGGTTGTATCAAATTGAATTTTACAACTTGATTTTGATTAAAAGTTGTTACGGCCTGGTCCAGACAGAACGCGGATCGACCCGACCCGCAAgccacccgacccgaacggtcgggTGCAAGCAGCCCAAccaccgacccggacacgcgtccttgaCGGCTCTCCACTGCAGCTGTAtgaggaagcttcgaggaaggttGGTCTGCTCTTGTGAGATCCACTACTGACACAGTATATATG
This window contains:
- the LOC112755001 gene encoding uncharacterized protein isoform X5, which translates into the protein MEMQNPAKLEGKLAVISEVPGLFDSEILSDIAFDEENDVAAASGEAVEFPRKRRPALGLKRARFSLKPTKTQSVESLIPTLDLDKLKDPVEFFLAHDRLENAKREIQKQTGEFLESNLSDTTTKMRQRRPGLSGNNERRVRYKHRYPKETFDNNDYVLPSQKASESVDLGPVGESTDEGGASLTPLENEVTDSPAIEENKINEILDGLLQCNSEDLEGDEAVTLLQEKLHIKPIVLEKLSIPDFPNNNQVIGMKSLHGNSSNPRKWKPLSILDNLLKGFNSRTPIRQGIGCQLQQSASPTPPRSPFAPLSSLLLHLSHPKPSVDPFAADGIDHLSTRKNSPIPLINQEHKLAASGNPSNEPSANVIDDGIAINKTSSPGDTVRNGSYSSGKSKEDLIGNSETHSVEDTVRDCACTPQKSVEDNPGQPESDANIESNGPRVVMDVNTGASGMEGIIRDCACTPQKSVEDNPRLPEFDVNIESNGPHIDMDVDIGDSGMNDIVGRPNIVTNRVENEAENLQAHAAVGPSDDSNINMANQPADHSDPAGFQANDHDKDSRRSDDGPEQCLQVLARVDSSQYSNSFLS
- the LOC112755001 gene encoding centromere protein C isoform X3, coding for MEMQNPAKLEGKLAVISEVPGLFDSEILSDIAFDEENDVAAASGEAVEFPRKRRPALGLKRARFSLKPTKTQSVESLIPTLDLDKLKDPVEFFLAHDRLENAKREIQKQTGEFLESNLSDTTTKMRQRRPGLSGNNERRVRYKHRYPKETFDNNDYVLPSQKASESVDLGPVGESTDEGGASLTPLENEVTDSPAIEENKINEILDGLLQCNSEDLEGDEAVTLLQEKLHIKPIVLEKLSIPDFPNNNQVIGMKSLHGNSSNPRKWKPLSILDNLLKGFNSRTPIRQGIGCQLQQSASPTPPRSPFAPLSSLLLHLSHPKPSVDPFAADGIDHLSTRKNSPIPLINQEHKLAASGNPSNEPSANVIDDGIAINKTSSPGDTVRNGSYSSGKSKEDLIGNSETHSVEDTVRDCACTPQKSVEDNPGQPESDANIESNGPRVVMDVNTGASGMEGIIRDCACTPQKSVEDNPRLPEFDVNIESNGPHIDMDVDIGDSGMNDIVGRPNIVTNRVENEAENLQAHAAVGPSDDSNINMANQPADHSDPAGFQANDHDKDSRRSDDGPEQCLQEMTDGNSVLPDYGQRRVRRSKRQHKDKSLSRRQSLAAAGTSWEAGLRRSTRIRTRPLEFWRGEKMVYGRVHDSLATVIGIKCISPGTDGKPTMKVKSYVSDEYKELLELASLC
- the LOC112755001 gene encoding centromere protein C isoform X4; translation: MEMQNPAKLEGKLAVISEVPGLFDSEILSDIAFDEENDVAAASGEAVEFPRKRRPALGLKRARFSLKPTKTQSVESLIPTLDLDKLKDPVEFFLAHDRLENAKREIQKQTGEFLESNLSDTTTKMRQRRPGLSGNNERRVRYKHRYPKETFDNNDYVLPSQKASESVDLGPVGESTDEGGASLTPLENEVTDSPAIEENKINEILDGLLQCNSEDLEGDEAVTLLQEKLHIKPIVLEKLSIPDFPNNNQVIGMKSLHGNSSNPRKWKPLSILDNLLKGFNSRTPIRQGIGCQLQQSASPTPPRSPFAPLSSLLLHLSHPKPSVDPFAADGIDHLSTRKNSPIPLINQEHKLAASGNPSNEPSANVIDDGIAINKTSSPGDTVRNGSYSSGKSKEDLIGNSETHSVEDTVRDCACTPQKSVEDNPGQPESDANIESNGPRVVMDVNTGASGMEGIIRDCACTPQKSVEDNPRLPEFDVNIESNGPHIDMDVDIGDSGMNDIVGRPNIVTNRVENEAENLQAHAAVGPSDDSNINMANQPDHSDPAGFQANDHDKDSRRSDDGPEQCLQEMTDGNSVLPDYGQRRVRRSKRQHKDKSLSRRQSLAAAGTSWEAGLRRSTRIRTRPLEFWRGEKMVYGRVHDSLATVIGIKCISPGTDGKPTMKVKSYVSDEYKELLELASLC
- the LOC112755001 gene encoding centromere protein C isoform X2, which translates into the protein MEMQNPAKLEGKLAVISEVPGLFDSEILSDIAFDEENDVAAASGEAVEFPRKRRPALGLKRARFSLKPTKTQSVESLIPTLDLDKLKDPVEFFLAHDRLENAKREIQKQTGEFLESNLSDTTTKMRQRRPGLSGNNERRVRYKHRYPKETFDNNDYVLPSQKASESVDLGPVGESTDEGGASLTPLENEVTDSPAIEENKINEILDGLLQCNSEDLEGDEAVTLLQEKLHIKPIVLEKLSIPDFPNNNQVIGMKSLHGNSSNPRKWKPLSILDNLLKGFNSRTPIRQGIGCQLQQSASPTPPRSPFAPLSSLLLHLSHPKPSVDPFAADGIDHLSTRKNSPIPLINQEHKLAASGNPSNEPSANVIDDGIAINKTSSPGDTVRNGSYSSGKSKEDLIGNSETHSVEDTVRDCACTPQKSVEDNPGQPESDANIESNGPRVVMDVNTGASGMEGIIRDCACTPQKSVEDNPRLPEFDVNIESNGPHIDMDVDIGDSGMNDIVGRPNIVTNRVENEAENLQAHAAVGPSDDSNINMANQPDHSDPAGFQANDHDKDSRRSDDGPEQCLQEMTDGNSVLPDYGQRRVRRSKRQHKDKSLSRRQSLAAAGTSWEAGLRRSTRIRTRPLEFWRGEKMVYGRVHDSEYNTNTYHGNTLGLATVIGIKCISPGTDGKPTMKVKSYVSDEYKELLELASLC
- the LOC112755001 gene encoding uncharacterized protein isoform X6, with product MEMQNPAKLEGKLAVISEVPGLFDSEILSDIAFDEENDVAAASGEAVEFPRKRRPALGLKRARFSLKPTKTQSVESLIPTLDLDKLKDPVEFFLAHDRLENAKREIQKQTGEFLESNLSDTTTKMRQRRPGLSGNNERRVRYKHRYPKETFDNNDYVLPSQKASESVDLGPVGESTDEGGASLTPLENEVTDSPAIEENKINEILDGLLQCNSEDLEGDEAVTLLQEKLHIKPIVLEKLSIPDFPNNNQVIGMKSLHGNSSNPRKWKPLSILDNLLKGFNSRTPIRQGIGCQLQQSASPTPPRSPFAPLSSLLLHLSHPKPSVDPFAADGIDHLSTRKNSPIPLINQEHKLAASGNPSNEPSANVIDDGIAINKTSSPGDTVRNGSYSSGKSKEDLIGNSETHSVEDTVRDCACTPQKSVEDNPGQPESDANIESNGPRVVMDVNTGASGMEGIIRDCACTPQKSVEDNPRLPEFDVNIESNGPHIDMDVDIGDSGMNDIVGRPNIVTNRVENEAENLQAHAAVGPSDDSNINMANQPDHSDPAGFQANDHDKDSRRSDDGPEQCLQVLARVDSSQYSNSFLS
- the LOC112755001 gene encoding centromere protein C isoform X1, with the translated sequence MEMQNPAKLEGKLAVISEVPGLFDSEILSDIAFDEENDVAAASGEAVEFPRKRRPALGLKRARFSLKPTKTQSVESLIPTLDLDKLKDPVEFFLAHDRLENAKREIQKQTGEFLESNLSDTTTKMRQRRPGLSGNNERRVRYKHRYPKETFDNNDYVLPSQKASESVDLGPVGESTDEGGASLTPLENEVTDSPAIEENKINEILDGLLQCNSEDLEGDEAVTLLQEKLHIKPIVLEKLSIPDFPNNNQVIGMKSLHGNSSNPRKWKPLSILDNLLKGFNSRTPIRQGIGCQLQQSASPTPPRSPFAPLSSLLLHLSHPKPSVDPFAADGIDHLSTRKNSPIPLINQEHKLAASGNPSNEPSANVIDDGIAINKTSSPGDTVRNGSYSSGKSKEDLIGNSETHSVEDTVRDCACTPQKSVEDNPGQPESDANIESNGPRVVMDVNTGASGMEGIIRDCACTPQKSVEDNPRLPEFDVNIESNGPHIDMDVDIGDSGMNDIVGRPNIVTNRVENEAENLQAHAAVGPSDDSNINMANQPADHSDPAGFQANDHDKDSRRSDDGPEQCLQEMTDGNSVLPDYGQRRVRRSKRQHKDKSLSRRQSLAAAGTSWEAGLRRSTRIRTRPLEFWRGEKMVYGRVHDSEYNTNTYHGNTLGLATVIGIKCISPGTDGKPTMKVKSYVSDEYKELLELASLC